GAAGGCGAGGAACAGGCACAAATCACCGCGCTGCGAGAGGAGGCCACGATGGCCAGAGTCAACTGGGCGTTGGTCAAGAAAGAGACACTGTGGGATTATCCGTCGCTAATCCAGAAGCTGGAGGCTATGCTGGCCTATCCGTTCGTGCTGCGGTATTACGATCAAACTATGCTACAGGCCGTGGAATACGACCGCTCCATCAGCCATGGCTACTAGCGCGACGAGGGCAACGTGGCCGATTATGCGCACGCCATGGCCGGTTATTTGACCGGGCTGGGCGAGATGGGAGTGCGCAGCTATAGCGACCTCGTGCAGCGCGTCGACACGCAGGACAAGGCCCTGGCGTTCCTGCAGGCCACCGGGTTCGAGTTCCAGGCACTGATCCAGGTACTGAACTATCTCCTGCGCTGGGCCCTGCCGTTCGAGGCGCCGCTCAGGCAGTTCATGGACACCGAGGTTGAGAGCGAGTGCAAGCTGCTGGCGGCGCTGAAGGAGCTGGGCATCACCGCCAACCTGGCGCTGCTGGAGGCCGGGCGCAGGCCCGAGGGCCGGGCCAGGCTGGTCAAGGCCACGAAGAGCGCGGTGCGGGGGGTCACCGCCTGGGTGCACCGGGCGGACCTCTCGCGGCTGGCCTACGTGCGGGGAAGGACGGTGCAGCACGTGTGCGGAGGAGGGTTCGATACCCTGGACAAGCTGGCAGCGACCGACCTGGAGAAGATGGAGAAGAAGATGGCGGCGTACTATGCCACGCTGGGCAAGACACCGCGGGATTTCAGCGCGGCGGTACCGCTCAAGTGGATGATCGGCGGGGCGCGGACGGTGCCGCGGGTGGTGGAGGAGTAGACGCGGACTTGACAAGTATGGTATAATAGCCCTGAGATTTGAAGGGGGCAGCACAGAATGCGCTACATCTTGGTCAGTTTTTCGGTCCAGAAGGAAGGCGACCAGTTTGTGTCGACCTGCCCAGAACTGGGAACGGCGAGCTGCGGCAGCACGCAGGACGAAGCCCTGCGCAACGTGGTCGACGCGACTCAACTCTACCTGGACACGCTCGAGGAACTAGGCGAGTGCAGCAAGGTGCTCCGCGAGCGTGGAGTCAGCGTTCATGCCAAACCCGCCAGCGGAGAAATGGTGAGCGCGCCTCAGGCGAGGGTCTATGCCGGGGTCTTTCCCCTGCAATCCGCCTGCGCATGACCCGACCCAGGCTGTTTTCGAGCGATGAGGTGGTCGCGGCGCTGGTGCGGGCCGGCTTCGTGGAGCGGGCCAAGTCTCGGGGTAGTCACCTGGCGCTGGTGCGACACAGAGCAGGCGGTGGTCATGATGTCACGGTGGTTCCACTAAACAGGAAGCAGATCCCTCGCGGTACTTTTCTGAGCATACTTCAGCTCGCCAACCTGACCGAAGCCGAGTTTCTCGCCTTTGCCAGGGTCAAGCGCAAGGCGCGAGCTGACCGACTGAAGTAGACAATGGGCCGGCTCTGGCCGGTGGGTGGCATGAGGCGACGATTCGCTGAGGTCGGCAACCGCTGAGATTGACTCAGCGGTTTTGTTTTGTCACCCAGGCCTCCACGTCGCGGATGAAGGTCAGCGTGCCGGACTCGAGGCGGTTGGCCAAAGCGGGAAGATCAGACCAGTCGGGTTCTTGAGCCAGAACGTGGGTCAGGATCGCATCCGAGCCCTTGATCTCGGGCACCAGGTCGTACTGTTTCCAGCCGCTGTCCTTGATCAAGTGGTAGTAGTGCTCCTGCACCGCGCGGTTGACGCCGGAGAGCCAGATTTCAAAGCGAAAGGTCTCGTAGACAAAGACCAGGGCGAGCTTGAGTTTGCGCGGGCGGAGGGCTGGCGTGACGATGGCAAAGTAGGACATGTCCAGATAGCCGGAGTAGAAGGTGCCGGGCACGTCGTACTCCGGGTGAAATTTCTGGAAGCGGGTGCGCAGCTCGAGCAGGAATTGCAAAAGGCCGGAGTAGGCGGGCTGAATGGAGCCCTGCTGAAGGGCGGCGTGGAAGGCGGACATGTGGTCGGAAAAGGTGGGCATGGGTTGGGACCTCCTGAGTGGTAGTATGGCGCAGGTGGGGTGGGGGCGTCAAGCGGGGAGGCGGAGTTGAGTCCAGTAGGCGACCAGGTAGAGGTAGGCCTGGTCCAGGGTGCGGGTAGGCAGGTCAAGCTCGGCGGCGAGGGCGGCATAGGGAGCAGCCCAGGCCAGGGGCGGCCTCGGCAGAGGGCTCTGTGGGATTGGCTGGCCTCTGGATGAGAAGGTGACCTGCAGCGCGCGAATCACCTGCTCTGATTGCAGCAGCCCCGACTGGATCAGAAGCACCAGATCCACCAGGTCCTTGACTCGCGTGTTCTCCCGATCCGCCCACTGCCGTGTGTAAGCGTGGATCTTTTCGGCAAACTGCTGGGCCACTGGCACCGCTGCGACCCGCACCGGGCTGAGCCCGGCAAAGGCCAGGAGCTGGCCCCCCTCGAGCAGGTCTGGCTGGCCAACGAGCGCGTCACCCAGCCCGACGTCGAGGTGGAACTCGGCGAAGGTGCGCCCTGCCAGACGAGCAACGACCGAAGAACGAAACCCGCCGCCCGGCGCACCCATCAGCTCCCTGGTGGGCTGGTGGAGCAGAAAGGAGAAGCCATCCTGAAGGTCGACACCTGCCGCCCGCTGGAGCGAATCGAAGAGCGGGACAAGCCGTTGTGGTGAAGGCTCCGTGGTCGCGGCGAGCTGGAGGGGGAGCGGAGCGGGAACGGAGAGGTCGAGATCGACGGTCGACCTGGCGGAGCAGGCAAAGCGCAGCTCCAGGGCAAAGCCACCCTTGAGCAGCCACGGCGGCTCTGGATGCGCAAAGAGGCGTGCCAGCAGTCGTTCGAAAGCGACGCGGCGGCGCAGGCGCGTCAGGTCCGTGCCGTCGCGAAGGGATGTGCTTTTCAGGCGGTCTTCCAGCGCGCGACGAAAGGCCTGCGGACTGCTATAGGTGCCGATCACGGGAGGTGTCCTTCTCTGCCGCGGTGAGGGCCAGATTCAGGCGCACGCGGGCGCGAGGGGAGGCCGGGGCCGTGGTGAGCGCACTGGAAAGCACGAGGCCGCGCGCCAGCGCCTGAGCCACGGCCGAGTCGAGGTGCTCCTGGGACAGGCTGCCCGCCGCCACATCGAGCAGGGTACGCAGTGGAGTAGTGACGGCAAAGCCAGCGCGCTGCTCGATATCTTCGGCGCGGACGATGGCGCGGTGAATGACCAGGCCAGACGGGACCGCCTTGCGAAAACGCGGCGGGACGGTCAGGTGCACCGCAGCAGGCATCACGTCGCTGAGACCGTGCACCGCCAGAGCAGTGTCATGCGAAATGACGGCGAGGGGAACGCCTTTCTGATTCCTGCTCCAGAGTGACCAGCGGACGAGATGCTCGAACTCGCCGTCCGGA
Above is a window of Chloroflexi bacterium ADurb.Bin180 DNA encoding:
- a CDS encoding YcfA-like protein, which translates into the protein MTRPRLFSSDEVVAALVRAGFVERAKSRGSHLALVRHRAGGGHDVTVVPLNRKQIPRGTFLSILQLANLTEAEFLAFARVKRKARADRLK